The genomic stretch ACATGCATTGTGTATATTTAAGTAAATAAATCCGTCatttgtcactttttaaaaaattgtgtgaGTTAGGTCTGATTATCTTTTGTCTGAAATTTTCTCCATcgaattttctccctcctctcctgaaggtgcttatGGTGCGGTATGGTTTGTAGACTCtggctgccctctggtacctcacccaaatgaccaTTCACCAAATGTGAGCCTAGAAATTTAGTGTTAGCAGGCCCATTCCTGCCTCATCCACCATCTATAAATGCAAACACCCTCCCCGTAAGGGTTATTGGATAGCATATCCTTGCTGATTTCTCCCTCCACCCCTGTCCATAAAGCTAAGGTGATAGTAGCCCTCCGACTACCATCCCACCTGAGATTAGCTAtcacaacacagaccagggataggTCATGGccgttcctggtctgtatggcatgGTTCCACACTGGACATTTTATTTGCCAACTGAAGCGTCATAGGAGCGGTGTTTGACAATGTTTTGACCGTAGGTAATTTTTGCTTCTGGCTTGCATGCCATGTTTAAATAAAGAGATAATGTTAAGAGCCTGTCCTTCTGGCAGAGAGGCTTGCCCATCGGGAGCACATACCAGAAATTTCCCAAGATTTTCCATCATttttggacagaaaatcatggggtaGTTTGAGATAAAATTTTCAGTATGTGCACCTGCTGGGTGATTCTCCCTGCTTGGAGCACAAAGCCAAACAGTTAGCCATTGCACCTATTGTCTGCATGCCATATATTTTGGCCTGGTTAATGTGAAGAGATAAGGGATAATTCTGGCATGCACTATCCATGATTATCAGACCATttggtcagaaaatcatgggcagcgTGCACTGGAATTTCTGCACTGGTACTTCCGGCGGGAAGGCTCCCAACCAGGAGTACGGGCTCTTAAAATTACAATTACGGTGTCATAATTATTGATAATATTATTTGAtttcctgtggtgttgcacatgCGGAGTTGAGACCAAGTGTTATCTTCAGATGAAACagagttagagggcaggagataaTTAGGCTAGGATGAACAGATGTAATTCATGCCCCATCTTAAAGTCATGCATTTTGTCCTTTtcatataatactttgattttatatgattatttatagttaaatagcaaaacttagaGAAATTTGGCAAGTAGAGAAGTAGGGTTGGTTGGAGAACATGGGTTTCTCTACAATGCAAGCTGAGGAGCCAGAAGATGCATAACTCAGGTGGTAGAGTGCCACCATTGGTGAGAGGGTCTAATTACATAGgccgtttccattataaatgtggacaaaaTAATTTATGATGGGAAAAGTTGACAACTGGAAGTaaagttttgtagacaggaacTGCATGCAGACATGAGACTTAAAAAATATTATAGATATTTTAACAGTTATATCATCAGGCCTGGAGGatgatatacagtggtgttgcccaggggtcggtactaggaccactactttttttgatatatatgtaaataacttggacttgggtgttcggggcacaatttcaaaatttgcagatgacacaaaacttcgaagggtagtaaacagtgaggaggataggaatagacttcaagaggacatagacaagctggtggaatgggccgacacatggcagatgaaatttaatgcagagaagtgcgaagtgatacattttggtaggaagaatgaggacaggcaatataaactaaatggtacaattctaaagggggtgcacgaacaagagagacctgggggcatatgtgtacaaatctttgaaggtggcaggacaggttgggaaagcatttaaaaaagcatatgggatccttggctttataagtggatgcatagagtacaaaagcaaggaagttatgatgaacctttataaaacactagtttggccacaactggagtattgtgtccaattctgggcactgcaatttaggaaggatgtgaaggccttagagagggtgcagaaaagatttactagaatgattccagggatgagggacttcagttacttggataaactggagaagctggggttgttcttcttagagcagagaaggttaagaggaaatttgatagaaatgttcaaaatcatgaagggtttagataaagtaaataaagagaaagtgttgccattggtgaaagggtcggtgaccagaggacgcagatttaaggtgattggtaaaagatccaacggcagcatgaggaaaaacatttttatgcagcgagtagttatgatctggaatgcgctgcctgaaagggtggtggaagcagattcaatcatggctttcaaaaggaattggataaatacttgaaggggaaaaaattgcagggctacggagaaagagcgggcgaatgggattaactggattgcctATACAAAGGACCAaactgggctcgatgggccaaatggcatccttctgtgctgtaaccattctatgattcttaattCAAACTATGATTAGGCCTTAgaatgttagaacataagaaataggagcaggagtaggccatatggcccctcaataaaatcatggctgatcttctgcctcaacttcactttcccgccctatcgccatatcccttgattcccttagaatagGTAGAATATTGTGTCAAATTTTGGGCCCTTAACTTTAAGAAATATATCACGGCTAAGGAGAGAGTTTAAAAGAAAACCATTAAGATGATACtatggatgagaggctttagttctgAGTAGAAACTCGAGCAACTCAACATTCTTATTTCTTAACTTATCAGGAAACAAAGGAGACACTGGTGATCTAGGACTAAAAGGGGAAAACGGAGATCCAGGTAGAGTTATCAGAACTTCTATTGGGTATAAACCTGATTTATGTTGAGTCTGTTTCTTTAATTCTGTGCCTGAATAATGTCCTGTACAATCTCCTCAGGCTTGCCCTGTGAATGTGGCCAACTGAGAAAGGTAATTGGAGAAATGGACATCCTTGTGACACAGTTAACAAATGAACTCAATTTCATTAAAAATGGTAAGTTTGATCATTTGTACTAAGTAAGAGTTCTTTGCTATAGCATTAAAACTCCAATAAGATTTCACCTCTTACTGTCAGATGAAATTTCCTTTGGATCTTCATCTGCTCTAAAAGACAGTCATTAATATTTCAAACTGGAACAAATGCAAAGTGCAGGCATGTAAGGCAGCAATCTGTTAGTTTTTAATGTATCATGGCTCAACAAGAAATTGTACAATTGTTaaatatataaagattaatgGAAGTGTAGAGATATTCATATGATCCTACgttaaatcatagaatgatagaattttacagcatagaaggagaccatttggcccactgcATCTGTGGCGACTCTCTGAAAAATCTATTCACTTTTtttatcaaatatttatccacttcccttttaaaagtcatTATGTATTCAAGTATTTCTGGTATGGTATTTCATGTGCTAACTACCCTCTGtgcataataaaaaaaattctcctaacctctccctttcttCTTTTGATGATGAtcctaaatttatgccctctagattcactgaccagtggaaacaatctttcccgatttattttatcaaaactcttcatattttgaaatacctccagcagatcgccccttaaccttctttgttctaatgaaaagagcccagtttctctagtttctTATCATAACtataaagcctctcatccctagTATCATCTTAGAGAATTTCTTCTGCAGCTTCTCCTTACCTTTGAGATATTTCTTAATTAGGTACCCTAACTATGGCCTAATCAATGATATGAATAGGTTTAATatcacctctttgcttttgtacaccAATTCATAAAAAAAGCCTACAATCCTATATTTTTACATCTTTATCAACtcgtcctcccacttttaaagatttctgTATATGAACgccaagtctctctgctcctgtactccttttaaagttttatcaTTAAATGCGTATatcctctccacattcttcctcccaaaatgtatcacctcacattcatCACATTAAATTTTATCATATTGACCTAATCTAACCTgtttacgtcctcctgaagtcacttaCAGTCTTCTTGGCAGTTAATCACACTCCCTgtttttgatattgtgcccctgTACCCATGTCTAGTTCATATATatattactaccagtgccacgtgctagtgagtataggaacaggagaatagacaggatgaatgcgtggctgcagggatggtgtaggagggagggatttagattcatgggacattgggaccggttctggggaaggtgggacctgtacaagcgagacgagttacacccgagcaggaccaggaccaatgtcctcgcgggggtgtttgctagtgctgttggggaaggtttaaactagagtggcagggggatgggaaccttagcggggagtcagaagggagtaaagttgagagcagcaagagaggggaagacccaggggaaatttacaatacaaatagtacaaacagttgttcaagaacaagtgaaagggaaaagcgtagagcagcagaaagaaagtgtactttagatactacagataaagtgaaaactagaaggcgtaaggcgattaacccagcatcaaagctgaaggtcaggctagggtgtgtggcccaactaagagttctataaacAAATGAACGGAGTattaggaataaattaaatgaactacaggttcaaattcaaattggagggtatgacatgatagctattactgagacatggctgctggatggtcaggattgggaactaaatataccgggttataaggtctacaggagagatagggaaaatggaagagggggagaagtaggcttaatgattagagatgaaatcaattcaatgataaaggaggatataacaagaggtaagcagccaacagagaccttatgggttgaattgagaaataggaaagaatctaagactatagtgggagttgtgtataggacccctggcagcagctctgaagtgctagattgtataaatgcagagattagacaagcgtgtaagaaaggcatagtggtcttaatgggggactttaaccttcacatagattggggaaagcagactagcaactgtcagaaaggtagtgaatttcttgagtgtgtccgggatagttttctacagcagtatgtccaggaggcaacaagggggcaagccatagtagatttagtaatgagtaatgaaccagatttagttaacagcttaactgtgcgtaaaCATCTATCCaacagcgatcataacatgatcgagttcaatgtagtgtttgaaagggaaaaaagtgagtcagctgctaagattctaggcttgggtaaggccgacttcaatgggatgagacagagactgtccacagtaaactgggcaaatctgttaatgggtaaaacgactgatgatcagtgggaaatgtttaaagaaacatttaacgagatacagaactggtttatacccctgaggggcaagaactctacttgccaaaaaaaccagccatggacaactaaagaggtaagggacagtataagacgtaaggaaagggcatacaaaaaggcaaaaaatagcacagatcctggtgaatgggaaagatacaaagatcaacaaagggtcacaaaacagatagtaagagctccaaaaagagagcatgaaaagaaacttgcaagggatatcaaaaccaacacaaagaacttttatagttatattaggaaaaagagggtggtcaggagcagtgttggccccttaaaaactgaaagtggggatattgtcattgacaatggggaaatgacggacatgttgaataattactttgcgtcagtatttacagtagaaaaagaggatagcatgccggaaatcccaagaaaactaatattgaatcggggacagggactcgataaaattaacataagtaaagcaacagtaatgaagaaaataatagcactaaagagttaaaaatccccaggaccagatggtttctatcccagggttttaaaggaagtaggtgagcagattgcagatgccctaactataatctttcaaagttctctagattcaagaactgtccctctagattggaaaattgcacatgtcactctgctttttaagaaaggagagagagggaaaccggggaattatagaccagttagcctaacatctgttgtggggaaattgctggagtctataattaaggatagggtgactgaacgcctcgagaattttcagttaatcagggagagccagcatggatttgtgaaaggtaggtcgtgcctgacaaacctgattgagttttttgaagaggtgactaaagtagtggacaggggaatgtcaatggatgttatttatatggacttccatttgataaagtcccacgtaagaaactgttagctaagttagaagcccatggaagcaagggaaaagtacggacttggttaggaaattggctgagcgaaaggcgacagagagtagggataatgggtaagtattcacattggcaggatgtgactagtggagtcccgcagggatctgtcttggggcctcaattattcacagtatttattaatgacttcgatgaaggcatagaaagtctcatatctaagtttgccgatgacacaaagattggtggcattgtaagcagtgtagatgaaaacataaaattacaaagggatattgatagattaggtgaatgggcaaaattgaggcaaatggaattcaatgtagacaaatgtgaggtcatccactttggatcaaaaaaggatagaacagggtactttctaaatggtaaaaagttaaaaactgtggatgtccaaagggacttagggattcaggtacatagatcattgaagtgtcatgaacaggtgcagaaaataatcaataaggcaaatggaatgctggcctttatatttaaaggactagagtacaagggggcagaagttatgctgcagctatacaaaaccctggttcgaccgcacctggagtactgtgagcagttctgggcactgcaccttcagaaggctatattggccttggagggagtgcagcgtaggtttaccagaatgatacccggacttcaagggttaagttatgaggagagatttacacaaattggggttgtattctctcgggtttagaaggttaaggggtgatctgatcgaagtttataagatattaaggggaacggatagggtggatagagagaaactatttccgctagttggggattctaggagtagggggcacagtctaaaaattagagccagacctttcaggagtgagattagaaaacatttctacacacaaagggtggtagaagtttggaactctcttccacaaatggcaattgatactagctcaattgctaaatttaaatgtgagatagatagctttttggcaaccaaatgtattaagggatatgggccaaaggcaggtatatggagctagatcacagatcagccatgatcttatcaaatggcggagcaggcacgaggggctgaatggcctactcctgttcctatgttcctatagtagtcatgatgtggagatgccggtgatggactggggttgacaattgtaaacaattttacaacaccaagttatagtccagcaattttattttaaattcacaagctttcggagacttcctccttcctccttcctccctccttcacatttacctgaggaaggaggaagtctccgaaagcttgtgaatttaaaataaaattgctggactataacttggtgttgtaaaattgtttacaatatgttcCTATATATTGAGGTGAGCAATAGTCCCAACACTGACAcctaggggacaccactgttcacaTCCCTCCAGTTCAAAAAACATCTATTAAGCTCTGATTACTGCCTTTGAACCATCTTCCAATCTATTCTCTTTAATATTATGTGCCTTCATTTAATCAACAAGCCTCCTAAGCGAcattttgtcaaatgccttttgaaaatctatagACACAACATCCATGGCATTTTTTTATCAGTATACTCCATTATTTCCTCGAAGAATTCTATTAAATGTGTCAGACATGACTTGCTTTTTACAAATGCATGCTGGCTGTACTCAATTAAAACACATTTTTCTAGGTGAGTATTAAGTTTGCCTCTAAAAGCTTACCCATTCTAGATGTTAGGATGAATGGTTCACAGTGATCTGGTTGatgcctttctccctttttgaatcaAGATATTAGgttagcaatcctccagttctttgGCAAAACTTCCATATTcagggatgtttgaaagattgtggtcagaaccTCTGCTTTGCActgtaattgaaaaaaaaaatcaggaaatcgGATGATTGACTTTCTCATTCTCTTTAAAGTGCTAGAGGTGCTGGTGTATTCCTGCATTTGTTTGCATTATCAGGGCTTGTAATACTTCTTCATCTAGGACATTTAATAGCTggttaaaattcacaaacttgcggAGTTCCAAGAATAGTGAATTTTCAGTTTCAATACTCAAAATACAAAGGCACCTAGCATCTACCAAATATATGAAATAATGGCATGAGACATTGTAACTCAATTTTGCCAACTCCGACCTTGCAAATTACTGCCTCACCTTCCATCTCCTTTTTGTTTCCAAAGCCCTTGAGTACGTTGAAGGGTCCAGTATTGTGTACTGGGGTCTTGTACCCGATATGTGGCGGCAGCATGGCCGCGGTCATATTGGATTGTACTACTTTCAGGTGTCTCTCATGGCCGTCTGAAAAAAGCACTGGTGCAATTTAAATGTACAAAGAAGGATCCTgatggtttttttttgtttgtttctacagcggcctaaccagtgatccttaaagggaACACTGGAGGTCGTGGAAGAAGTGCTCCTCCAGAGTTCACATTAAAACTGCGGGCCGCTTACAGTCCATGCTCACCCCTCGGCTGGCGTCCAAGCTCGCCAATTTTGCTTGTCCCCGTTACCGGCCAACTGCCTTTTGGGGTGCGACCAGTGCCCATAGTACGTCAATCGTCTCCTGATGACGCAAGAGCACCAATTTCGTGTGGTCCTCTTGCCCATCAGTTTAGCTGCGGTTGCCGTTGCATACCTGAAAACAGACACATATTAATTTCCAGTTCTCTTTCCCAGTTCCTCTGCTTCCTCGCCATCCCAAGGTTAGCCCTATGCAATCATGCTTAGTTATATTTTCCTCCGGTCAACATTGTATATAAAAATTGGCATATATAAAACCTATTTTCCTGTTTTATATTTGCATCAGTTTTTATGCTCACATTAGTGACTGGGAGAAAATATTTATTCCTGGCTATTCTCCTTGGTTGGAAGCACAAATTCATCTTTAGTGTTGTCACCTTTGTTATACCTTATCACGTGCACCAAAGTGGCTGGAAAAAAATATCCTGGTTATGTAATTTTATTTTCTGAATGAATTGATAAACTTTGCTAACAGTGTACATGTTAGAAAACTGTCCCAGATAAactaaatttgaaaaaaaatagtCACCATCAAAACATAATGCATATAACAATCAAACTATGTGGCATGAAGTTTTGCATTTGTTACGTAGGAACAAGCCTCGAACCATATTCGAACACATTTTGATATTTCCCCTCCAGCAGCATTTGTATGAAGACATTTGAACATGGGAGCAGGCATGCCAGCTCAAAATCATAATTTGCATGGGGGAAATATGTGTCTTTGTAAAGGTGCTTATGTCTTATTAAATATAACAGAAATCAAAGTGCTCACTTTTCAGCACTGCCCTCCCCTGCAGCTGTTGCTGGAGTACGAGAGGTAGAAAATAAGATTTACCTGCTGGTGAAGGAAGAGAAGAGGTACACAGATGCCCATGAATATTGTCGTGACCGAGGAGGACTTCTCATAATGCCAAAAGATGAGGCAACCAATAGCCTCATTGCTTCTTACATCAGCGAAGCAGGGCTCAGCAGAGTATTCATTGGCGTTAATGATCTGGAGGAGGAAGGCCAGTTTGTCTTTACAGATGGGGCACCCCTGCTGACCTTCAACAAGTGGCGGAATGGAGAGCCAAACAATGCCTATGATGAAGAGGATTGTGCGGAAATGGTATCTTCTGGGGGGTGGAACGATGTAGCCTGTCATATTACAATGTATTTTGTCTGTGAATTTGATAAAGATGTaccttaattcagtcagctcctGATGTTGTAGCATGATATTATTCCACATCCATGATGAATAAATTGGTATTAGTTTTAAAAGCTATGATACCTCAATGGGGGATGATTAGGACTGCCTGAGCTTTTGTGTAAATCTCATTATTCACTAATGTTCTTAGATATACAGCACGAAAAGGATAAATGTATTTAGTTTTAGCAGAACCATTTTCTTGTGATTTATCTTTTCAGAGAATAAAACTggaggtaattttgattttgtgcaatagtgtaaaacagatcaatggaaatgaaaatcgggcgagATTTATAACGGGCGAGTGATctaatatcgcccgttttacactattgcacagagACAAAATTATCCCCACATTTTTGTTATTTAAATCTCTTTCCTTATTTGCTACCAGTTCGGCCATTTGATTTATCCTTGAATACTATAAATGACAAGCTATAACTTGCTGCCTAGGGCTAGACAGGTttttccacctccccccctcccacccccgcttGCCTCCTCCTGTTTCAAGGAGCAAATGGTCTGTAGCCACATATAGGATAAAAATGCCAGTCAGTGAAAATGCTTTCTAGGCAAGCGGGATCCAGAAAATAACAGGTTCCAAAACTTACTGGCTTCTTTTCCATGTTTCCATGCCGAGTTCCCATCAGTATTGCTCTCAGTATTTAAGAGGTTCATTAGACATTGAAACTCCATTCAAATAAAGGGTTAATCATGCAGCACTCAATATCCTGGGTTTCCTGCTCACTGATAACTCCGCCCATTTAAAATGAGCACTTAAAGATACACTATGATTCTTTTTCTTGCCATTCTTGTGCAAGATATGAGGG from Heptranchias perlo isolate sHepPer1 chromosome 5, sHepPer1.hap1, whole genome shotgun sequence encodes the following:
- the colec11 gene encoding collectin-11 isoform X1 — its product is MNSGLFLLVFLIGLLFLSLLRSGESQHIADESCSVQIVVPGLKGEPGEKGEKGVPGRLGKVGPLGQSGPIGEKGQKGAMGRHGKIGPVGLKGNKGDTGDLGLKGENGDPGLPCECGQLRKVIGEMDILVTQLTNELNFIKNALPSPAAVAGVREVENKIYLLVKEEKRYTDAHEYCRDRGGLLIMPKDEATNSLIASYISEAGLSRVFIGVNDLEEEGQFVFTDGAPLLTFNKWRNGEPNNAYDEEDCAEMVSSGGWNDVACHITMYFVCEFDKDVP
- the colec11 gene encoding collectin-11 isoform X2 translates to MNSGLFLLVFLIGLLFLSLLRSGESQHIADESCSVQIVVPGLKGEPGEKGEKGVPGRLGKVGPLGQSGPIGEKGQKGAMGRHGKIGPVGLKGNKGDTGDLGLKGENGDPGLPCECGQLRKVIGEMDILVTQLTNELNFIKNAVAGVREVENKIYLLVKEEKRYTDAHEYCRDRGGLLIMPKDEATNSLIASYISEAGLSRVFIGVNDLEEEGQFVFTDGAPLLTFNKWRNGEPNNAYDEEDCAEMVSSGGWNDVACHITMYFVCEFDKDVP
- the colec11 gene encoding collectin-11 isoform X3, with translation MNSGLFLLVFLIGLLFLSLLRSGESQHIADESCSVQIVVPGLKGEPGEKGEKGVPGRLGKVGPLGQSGPIGEKGQKGAMGRHGKIGPVGLKAVAGVREVENKIYLLVKEEKRYTDAHEYCRDRGGLLIMPKDEATNSLIASYISEAGLSRVFIGVNDLEEEGQFVFTDGAPLLTFNKWRNGEPNNAYDEEDCAEMVSSGGWNDVACHITMYFVCEFDKDVP